The sequence CtcagccccagagcacagccttCAGCCAAGGCTCCTCATGCCTGATTTCTTCATTGCTAAATGAAATGTGTGATTTCGGACCTGCACAAGTGTTTCTTTAACACTTTGTGGTGGTGATTCCTTCCAGTGCTAGCAAGGATGGGGGGACCAGCTGTGGTCAAGCGTGACCTGAGGTAGCTCCCATGActagacagaaaaataaaaccccaattCTTCTCCCTGAGGAGAAGAATTATTTCCAGCAtcatgagaaaacaaagcagaccTAGAGGGATTATTTTCCCCAAACAAGATGCTGTTTGAAAGCACCCACTTGGAGTcacacacaatttttttcctcctttgttgTTGCAACTTCACCAAATCAAAAATTTTGATACCAATTGGCTTTTGAATTCATGAGACCAGCTTAAAATtcctgaaattgtttttttaatttgaaaattctcAATCTTTTTGTTTGGTGTCTGTTGCTGGAGCCTTAAGACACCTCATTTTCACATGTCCCTTTGACCAGAGCAGCCAGAAACCCCCTCTTGGTcccccctcctcttcctttcttaCTGATTCCTCACGGATTGAATGAATTCTGGACCTGAGCCTTGAAGCAAACACGAAGCATGGGGAGATTTGCAGTTGATGGTAGGAGTTGTCAAGAGCTGTTGTCAGCACAGCTTACAAGATATGCACAAACCATCACCAGCAACTGTTCCTTCCCAAGGCAGCTCTCCTGACAAGACAGCGAGCGCAGGAGATGGAAGCAGAGCTTGCCCTGCTGTCAGAGTGAGCTGGAGAAACACCCCCGCAGCACACACCTGCTCCcacacagcctggctcagccccagcagcgccGAGCCCCGAGCGGGGcgtgctgcaggacacagctcgGGCTCGGGGTGGGGCAGCCGGAGCTCCCCGGGGCTCCTGGACACGCTGGCCGGGAGCAGGTGGAGaggccagggctggctgcccgTGCCAGGCCTCCAGGAGGACACAGTGGCTTTGTTTGCCCGTGCACAGTGTGGGAGGCTCCCCCAGCTTGGCACCAGGAGGTTAGTGCTATTCAAAAGACTATTGTTTTCACCCTGTGTTTTTGGAAAAACAAGGGGTGAGCCAGGCAGAGGCATGAGAGCCACCCTGGCTCCTTCTGCCCTGAGTTTCTGCTGCCGTGGGCACCGTCCTGgctgcactcccagcccctGAGCTCCTTCCCACGCAGTGCAGCTCAGACCCCTGATCTTACAGGGCTTCTGCAGATCTTCATTCGCTCACATCTCTCCCCTGTTTCTTTCCCTGATCCTCTCTTAGCAGGAGAGGTCTCTGCTGCACCAGGACCAGCGCTTTTGGGAGAACAAACACACAAAGGTGTTTTACAAAGACTTTTCCAGCCTTGGTCTTGCAAAAGCATCCCAGCTTTTGTTGTGGTGGCCAAGCCACTGGCCAAAATACATTGCCCTCGTCACTGTGGAGCTGTGGCATGTCTCAGCAGTCATGGGGCTAATGACCCAAATAAGAGAGAACACCCaaatatgtttgaaaaaaaccccacatgtGCTTTGAGACTCAGCTGTGGTATCTGAGCTGGGGCTGACTCAGCCTGCAGGACCTTTTAGCTGGTCCCCAGCTGAGGTGGGACACATATGCCTTTGCTAGGAGAACTAAGCTCAGGGCTTGTTCTCCCTGGCTTTCTCTGCTACCAAATGCCTGCCTAATGAGATTTATTAAATCAACTCACTTTGGTATAACAATGACAGGAATGCAGATTTCctctgcccagccagggctTGCTGCTACTGTGCACAGCAATTCAAGGTGACTCACAGGGGCAGGTGGACTTGGCCAAGATCCTGAGAGGGTTGGCCCTATCCCTGGGATCCAGAGGGCAAAACTGGCTTCATGGTGATGCCAAGACAGTGGGTGTTTATCTGCATATAATGTTCATCTGCATATAAtgattttttgtaattttttttttggggccATAACTGCATTAGCATGGAAGGTGTTTTTCCTTTGGAGGAGCTACAAGGTAACACCTCATTTATGTACCTTTCCATAACAGCAAGAGGTTGCTGCTAATTGGCAGAAATATTTAAGTTTCCTACCTGGAGCTGGTTCTGTTTACTGATGAGCTTGTCTCCAGCTCATCACCAtggaggctgggaaagggcCTCAGCTCCTGGAGTGGGTGGCTGTTGGGGATCCTTGGAGCTGGAGGATGCTCTTCCAGAGAGTGAAGGTCAGGTTAACACCCAGAAGGTGTTCCCTAGGTGTGGGTAAGGTGTTTGCTTTGGTTTAGCTTGGCTTGCCTCTGCTTATAACTCCCTTTCAGCGGCAGCAACAAGTATTTCCTTGTGTAAAGCCTGTAAGGATGAAAATTCCCTGTCTCAGCCTGAAGTAAGGAGCAGTTTCCTGGTTGGTGTCCCCAGCTTGCCCCACAGATAAGGGCTGTAATGCTCTTTGGTTAAGATAACAGGGAGCCAAACCTGTCCCTGCATTTGACAAACTTTAATCTCCCGATGCAGTTCCTGGGTTGAAACGgtctcccccagcagcagagagggatgTTCCTCAAATCAGAATAGTGCAGCTACATGTTTGTAACTTTGAGCCTCTCTGGACTGGTAATTGTGAGAGAAGAACTCTCCAGGCCCTGCCATAAAGCCGTGCTccacctggggcaggtgggggAAAGCTGGGAAGATCTGGCCTTTAACCTCGAGGAGTTTCTCCAGGTGTGCAGGTGTTTGTAGCCTTTGTAGTCAGATGCAGGGGTGGGGAATGTGACTAAAGCTCTTCTCAGACTATTTAGCAAGGTGAGATGTGTGGATAAAAGCACTGAGATGTTGGGTTTACCAATTCAGCCTTTAAATTCAAACAGCTAAATTAGGAGCAAGCTTCATGGGGGGGtctgagccctgcagcaccaggagcagccctgagctgagtGCTTGGGCAaacctgagctgtgctgccaaTCCTTTGTATCTTGCAAATACAAGAGGAGAATATCTCTgttgttttcttgctttggCCAGACCTCCCTTCTGTTCTGCCCAAAAAGTGCAGACTGAGGACACAGCCCAGACCTTTGCTTTTTGGGAGAGCTTGTGGGTCCCTGTTTCAATGATACCAAAGAAGTTTTTGGTGATTTACAGTGTATGTGCTGAGTGAGTTGGCAGATGCTCTGAACTGGCAGAGATGGAGTAAGATCATGATGTGGGACAAAACCAAGGAGAAAGTTTCATCTGTGGCCTTACTGCAGGACAGAGCATAAAAATCATCCTGGGAGTGAATGAATCTGGTTGAACAGCAGGAACTCTAAAGATTTCCATAGGTGGTGTTGCTCTAAGTGCTATCTCTAAATGCTTCTTCCATGAAGGAGCCATCatcaaagcaaatatttaaataatgtcaGAAGCTCCTTGACCCTGAAGTGTGCAGGGGTGAGGGGACGGCATGAGTCACAAAGAAAAGAGCactgttttttttgttgctcaGCCTCTTGCATTCCTTACCTTTCAtataaaaatcagtattaaTAAATCCAGctatcttaaaataaaaaccccttTGAGTCAGGTGCCAAGGGGTCCTCAaatgagaaagtgaaaaaaaaaccttggtcatgaaaagaaaacatcagcagTGTTGGACTGCTGAATGTGGATTGAaacagcagcctcagcccttTGGACACCACCACGTTAACAAAGCTGTGACAGTAATCACTGGTCCTCTTGccctgtgttttcctttggtcTCCTGCTCACCTCTGGTTACTTTCTGTTGCCAGCAAAGGTCACAGTCTTGTGGATCCACTGCTACTTTTAATTGCAGTTGTGACTATTCACATTCAATGTCAAGTGGCAAACAGcccttctgttttctgaagccTGTAGGCTGTGTTCTGCCTCACCTTTTTCAGGTACAAGCCCAGATTAACCCTGGTGAATTACACAGAGCTACTCTCACTTCACAGCACAAGTAGGATCAACCTGAAGCTCCAGGGACAGCAGTTTATCTGCCCAGAGTAAGCACTTGTTTTTCTAATACAACTGCAAATTAATTCCAGAGATAATGTGATACCATGTAATTGAGAGTCCCCTGAGCTGGTACCAGAGTCCATTTTTGCCAAGTCCTCTGCAGACCAGTGATGATGTTATTGCTCTACCAGTAATGAAGATATAGGGACACCTTTCTTGCTTTGAAGGTTTGTCTCTTATACCCCTGTGCTGCTAAAggtctttttctcttccctaaAAATCAATgcttaattttccttcttcctttccacCTTCCATTGTTCTTTTATTGCTTGGTATGAGAAAGGCAAaaggctgtgtttgtgctgcagttATCCCAAGGCTGACTGGATCTTTGCAAGTTAGAGAGATAAAAAAGCTGTGGAGAGAGAGTGCTGCAGCCTTCTCTTCATCCGGAATGTTAATTTGAGTATGTCCTCAGCCCAACTATCAATTTGGCATGGAATTTGTAAGTGGGTACTTGTCTCTGGAACCTCTAACCTGCTGCTGGACACGATTGAAGCAGGCCAGTGGCTTCCCCTGTTACTCAtgcctgctgccaggctgggcctTTCAAAGTGCAGGAGCTCCTGGTACACACAGTTTGTCCCTGGGGGTTCCCATGGAACACTCTTGGGTGACACAAGGGATGGGAGTGAAGtctccaggctgctgtgaaACCAGCAGGGAGGTTCCTGTGGACTGGTGCCATCTGGGGCTCTGGGATTCTGCAGGACACAGATGATGGAGAGGGGCTGTGTTCCAGCCAAGGGACCTCTGGGTGCCTGGGGTAACCCTTCCCAACCTGCCCAAACCCCCAAGCTGCTGTGGAAATGCAAACAAAGGGGGAAGGATCTTAGTAAGAGTTGCAGTGTAAACACAAGTTCTGCAAGGCTCCAAGACAATTGGTCAGAAGAAACCTGTTTATTGTGAGGTTTAGGGAAACAATTTCTATgcaaattgccttttttttttttttttcccccccccccccccccccccccccccccccccccccatttcctttttttttttttttttttgtcaagtaATGGGGTTGATACACAACTTGGAATTATAATTTTAAGAATACAAATACATAGTATATTCttcaacaaacacaaaacaaacttCTCCAGGGAACATTAAATGAACAAATGTTTCCTAAAATAAATGGGCAACAAATATGGGGTGGGagagacaaaataaaacaacaaccCAACTCAGAAGCCAAAACCTCACTGAAGAAGCAGCAGTCACATCTTCCATTTTATACTCAGGCTGTActttcactttgcttttcctgttcGATAGCtggcagaaaaacaggaaacaaaaacacCATCAGTAAACATTACTGTTTATGAACTAAACTTGGCCTTCCTATGGAGACAGACTGAGGCGCTTTTGGGGGTGTACAGCCCGAAGAAGAGAAGACTTTGGAGAGCTCCCTTTTAGCACTTAAAGGAGCTACAGAAGAGCTGGAGGGGGACTTTGGATaagagcctggagtgacagaaaaACAGGGAATGGCTTGACACTGACAGAGGGCTGGGATAGATTAGACgtgagaaagaaattcttccctgtgagtgaggccctggcacaggtttcccagagaggctgtggctgtccTGCCCCTGGGAGTGTTCTGGGATAGTTTgcatggggcttggagcaacctggtctagtgggaggtgtccttgcccaAGGCAAGGGGTTGAAACCAGGTgatctttaaaatcctttctaacccaaaccattccgtgattCAATGATAATGGTTCTGCAGGATACCCATTTCTGTGGTCATACTTAAAGCCAGAGAACAGTTAAATCCATAATTGGTTGTTTTGATCATCCTGAAAATGACAACTCATTCCCACATCTGCATAGCTAGAAGGGAGCAGTTCATGGCGTGCAAAGCTCCTCTTGTATGTACAGATTTAGCATTAGCAAGGATAataaaacaggggaaaaaacaggtaTCTAATGTtgaggggctgtgtgtgtgcatggctATCAGCACACACATCCACAGTGATTAGCAATACTCTTGTGAAAGAAACTGCTCACAAAATCTGCTCCAAATGCTCCTTTCATTTCTGAAGCTGAGCATGAATCCCAGCCTTCTCCGGCTCCCTGTGCACAGACAGTGTGTATGGGAGAAGACCCTGCACAAAAAAGCTCAGGGGTGCCTTTCTGAGGGAGATTGCCTGTTAGACGAGGATGATGATGGTTTGCTTGCAGCCTTATTCCCAGAGAAGGTGCCTGGAGgtctcctgcccagggctgacAGCAGGTACcagtgggaggcagcagctcatCTGCCTGAGAACATTAAATCCAGAGCCCGGGCACCCTCTGGGGATGCTGCCTGGcctgccagggatgggcaaAGGTTCCCCTGTGcctccagaggggctggaaacAAGGTAATTACAAACAGATTGATCCTGTTACCAGCACCCAGTGGGAACACTGCTCTTGCTTTTAGCAGAAGCAAGAGCAATCCCATCAGAAAGGGTTTTTCAGACAAAATGCACCGTTGGTTATAATTACTGATATCCTTGGAAGCCCAGCATAGAGTCTTAGTATTATCCCCACTTAAAGTCAGGGATGAGTTTGAGCCTGTAATCCTGTGATTAGTATTCATTTTGCATATGAACTGCAATACAGATTATGTCCTTGCTACTCATACTTCAAATAACCTCATAAGCACTTACTTTCTTTAGTGGGCAgtggatttttctctctggtttcTGTCTTCTTCAGCTTGGTCTTGTCAAATGTTTCAATTTCTGCAAAATCCGGTTTGTCGGACATGATGGGTCCTgacaaagaaagggaaaacacacCCATGGCTTCATTAGCTAGTGCTGTGATATCAGCCATCTGCAAAGCATTTTCTcctcaagagaaaaaatatgaaaataccataaaaatgtttattcaaaATCCCCTACAAACCTAACACTCAATCTGGGACCTTTTCCTGAGGCTTAGCTCTTTCAGAGCAAAAGAGGAAACAcataaatagaatttttctcTAGATTTCTCAGATGCAATttataaaaatcatattttgcACTTGGCAACAAGAATAATCAGTTATAAAGAGACAATGATTAATTGCCAGTAATCCACGATGCCCCCTGACATAAACCTGTATTTAAGAGATGCTGCTAACTGGAAAATCTACAATAAACCCCAATCCAATAGGAACAAAGAGCTTCAattatgattttcttttaattaatagGATTTGTCTTTCATTCTGAGCCCCCTGTGCTGAGTACATCCatcccctgagctgctgtggacACTTGAGCGTAACAATAGAGGACCAGTTCCCTCAGCCCTTTGTTTGCTCTTACTCCATATCCCAGTCACAGCTCAATAGCTTTGATTATACTCTGTTATAATCAAGAGAAATCCACAAAGCACACCAGCATTTCACCTGTCAAAACTTCCCTGATGCAATTCATCTTTCTATTAAGAAATTCAAGTTAAAATCCAGCCTGGGCTTTATTCCCTTTATTTCAGTGGAGTTTCCCATCAAGGCAAGGCTTGGCCCGGAGATGGCtgatataattatatttttttcttcctgcagaaaatcagatttcattGCTATCTGCACTGAGACAACAGTAAAtattcacaaggaaaaaaaatttaaaaaatgaaaagctacTAAAACCACATGGCATTACCGTCTGGCTGCTCTCTCTTCAGCTGCTTGGTGGCCGTCTGAGGCAGTGTGAGTTGAAAAAGGTCAGGGTaatccctcctctcctctcccctcctccccctcccgAACCCATCGCTATTAATATTGATTAGTTTAgtgctgggattgctcagcGTTTAGGGAAAGGACAGATTGCTCCTGTAGAAAGTGAGGGAGGGAAATGGCAAAACTGACATGGAAAACTGCCAGATTacatcttgatttttctttttgttctgttctctTAATTTACCATGACAATCATATTGAAGTTTTCCTTCCCAccatttcccagtgctgagGTTTGGAGTAAGGGTGAGGTTTGGGGGTTGCTGCTGCCAGATTGGTTTTTCAGGGGGGGGATTGTAGGTGCACTCAGCAACATGCCTGGGGATCATCcccccctgcccaggctggcagaaACACGAGCTTGGGGCTCTGGAGGGctctcagcacagccatggTGTGATTGCCATGACCAAGGGCCAAGTCTGAGATTAGCACGGCCCAGGCACCACAGTGGCACCCAGCAATGTGCCTAAAGCGGTGTACAATGAATTTCTGCTTGTGCCTGTTTTGGTAGCTGTTAATTCACTTGCTGGTGCCTCCCTCAGCCCatggctctgggagcagggacagaagggCTGTGTGCATCCTCCTGGGTATTGGTGTGGGTCTCCTCTCGTGTACCTTTCGGTGTCTCCATCTGAAATTCCTGTCTGGATTCCATGACAATCAGAAGGGAGGAAATGAAGTTGGGATAAAATTAATCGTGCTCTAGGAGTACCTGGTTTTCTCTACTGACTGTAAGGCAGCTTGAACAATGAGCTCAGAGGGACAGAGATGTCTCAGCTGACTGAGAGCCCCCGGAACGTCTGTGGATCTTTCTGTTGGCACCACAGGCTTAGGCTGAGTGGGTTTGAATCTGATGTGTGTGCATGGAGAAAATGGTTTTAATGTGCTTAAATGTGTCTTAAGGACCTCTTCTTACATGTTTGTTTAAACTAAAACAATGAACAGATTtgtggttggacttgatcttaaaggTTTTTCCCAGCCTAAGGGATTTGTGCAGGCTGGCTCAGTTATCTCTGCATCTGCACTGACCACACCAAATCACTGCATGTGTGAACCATACTTAATGTCAGGACTCAGTTCTTTTGCTTCCATCCCACATATCCAACCAGTTGTCACAAATAGAAAGCTGTGCTCCTGACTGAAAACCcctgggaaaaagcaggaaggcAGCTACTGGGTGAATATTTGGTGTAAGCCATAGCTGAGATTTGGCACTGAAGAGTCATTGTGTCTGTTTAGAGAGAGAGCATTAACCTCTTGTTTGGCTGGACACAAGATTTAGAAGATCAGGAAAGACTTTAAAACATAATCTGAGTGATTCATTAATCCAGGCAGTTCATGAgtttaagtttttaaaatatttgtccgtttttaaaaatagtaattataATTCTGATTATGAAGAGAGACTAAAAGGACAAAACCTCTTAAACTTCAAGAGTAGCACAAGTTCTCTCAGTAGCAGAGAGCAGACAAAGTgttcagaacagaaaagcagaagaacctcacttttgtttttctgtgtccAGTCATAGGCTCTGCCCCCAGGATCCATGAGAGCTCAGACTCTCCTGAACATGCTAAGACAGGGTGAGCACTCTTGTTTTCACCACCACTACCACTTTAATTGCTCAATTTATTGGCAAACCTAATACTAAAACAGTTTTGGGATACATTGTTTGGGTTTCTAACCTGAAGTTTTTAATTGATATTGGGTTTCATTTGTGCGGAAGGTGCAACAGTGTTGAGCCAAATAACATAACGATGAGAAATTACCTGTTCTCACTCTGCTGAAATTGGGAGATACCCATCTCCATAAAAAACATCTTGACCTTTGCATAAAGTGCCTGTCAAGTTCCTGTAGCTTGTAAAGTCAGCACTGTGGTCAAACACAGCTCGTGTGGGATTCAAACCTCATGTTTATATACTctgtgcagcacacacagctgggtACAGTTTACATATGGAAAGTTTGGAATTTGGCCTGAGGGCATTGCATACTTTGAGGTAAGGATGGGTAGGTAATATCTTACTCAgatgctttttcctttcactagtattggaaatatttttgctataTGAGCAGCAAAGCTGTTCTTTGTCAGATTTTTAATTGCAGGATTTCAGAGTCACCATCTTCAGTAAGGGGAACATGGCATTTACCTGGCCTTGGGATGCCTGTAGTTTCAATGAACCTCAACTTGCTTCGTAttgcacagaggcagcagaatgATCCAGTGTATAGAAATGTGAAAAACCAGGAAGCCAGTGGTTCATGCAGACTGTAGAATCTTTACAGATGCTCTACACATAAAGCATGTAAAGCCACACTGGTATGGCTGTGCCTGAAAAGCTGCCTCATACAAtggaaactgtattttatttcaatttgttGTTAAAAGATGAAGGGTTGAGTCAAACCTGCCAGGACTGACACTTCTGATGCCAGTGAGTCACCTGCCATTGAAAGCATTAAACCAtgcctggcagcaccagccacCGAGTCTGTCAGAcacccacagagcagcagggaaaaacaaacactttcCCCCAGCATTCGGTAATAGGTGAGAGGAAACGTTTACGGAGAGCTCAAGTGAAAAGTCTGAAAAGTGAGGCTGGGAGCTTTGGACCCTGCTGCCACTTGACCTTTTCCCTTGGCTGCTGTCACTTGGAAGCGGCGAGCCCAGCCCATGcacatatatacatgtatatatacatatggGTTGTAGCCTTTAACTggctgggggatgctgtgcTCATGTTTGGCACAAGAGGTGCTGCTCTGGAAATGCCAAGTTTCATAGAGATGAGGTGGGCAACTGCCAGAAAAAggggtttctttctctttggtGCAGCAGTGGGAATCAAATGGTGTCTGTTTCCACGGGGATCTGAGGGGGGACAAAGTACCCGAAGGCGAGCAGCCGGGGAGAGAACAGACGCTCGAGCAGATCAGTGTCTGTAGCTGAGCCAATAAGCTGACACAACTGATTTTATAATCACATTAGTGCTGTCTCGAAATAACACACCCACTCAAATATAACAgtgatttcattttcaaaatgctgtggTATTTTTGGTGCTAAAGGTAGGGGATCAATTTGTCAAGGCTGAAAGCTGGGCTGGAATCTGCACGGACCCTAATTCCTGTAGGTCCCTGTGAACACTGAGCACCTTCCAGGCAGGTAGCAGGACTGGGGATATTATGAGCTGTCCTTAGAAGGTTTCCCGTCCTCAGgggaacaggaaaaagaaaagactacagcttcactgaaagggttttCTTAGTTCTCTTTGTGCCTTTTGTTCCATCTTTGTGCCAAAAAAAATATCCCTGTTTGAGAGCAGAGACAGGTTCCCAGGCTAAGAGACAATGAATCCTGGGGGTGTAAGGAAGGCACTGATCCCTCTTTGGCAGGCTCTCTGCTGTAATGCTGCACTGCCAGCGAGTAAATACTTGACACTTGTCTTGCACTGGATTTATCGTTACCTAAGgtgtttcattttccttatcAAGACCATTGAACCTTGAGGGTAGGTC is a genomic window of Ficedula albicollis isolate OC2 chromosome 13, FicAlb1.5, whole genome shotgun sequence containing:
- the LOC101817032 gene encoding thymosin beta-12-like, whose protein sequence is MSDKPDFAEIETFDKTKLKKTETREKNPLPTKETIEQEKQSESTA